AATCAAGCAGGATATGCTGGAACATATCCGGGCTGTCATGGATGGCTTAGGCGAGATCAAAGATGCCGCCGCCGGAGTGGAAAAACCGGAAAGTCCTTACATAAATGACATGAAGGTAGACCATATAGAGATGGATACCGGATGCGTGAAGGTGAGAATAGACATCGCCGATAAATTCTACTATGAGATGTTAAGTGAACTGACAGGCACGCCGATAGCAGGGCAGTATGAGCTTATCACAGCGATGAAGAACCTGTCGGAGCTCAAGGATGAATACGAAGGAGTAAAGGATGCGTTCGCCGCAGTCCGCATGAAAGGCTACGGAGTTGTAAGCCCGAAGAAAGAAGAGATCACGCTGGAAGAGCCGGTCATCATCAAACAGGGCAACAAGTTCGGAGTCAAAATACACTCAGAGGCGCCGTCCATCCATCTCATACGCGCCAACATAGAGACCGAAATAGCACCGATCGTCGGAAGTGAACAACAGGCGGAGGATCTGGTCCGCTACATCAAGGAAGCCGGTGACACAGAAGGCGGTATCTGGAGCACAAATATATTCGGAAAATCCATCGAAGATCTCGTGATGGACGGCATGCAGAATAAGATGGCTGTCATCAATGACGAGAGCCAGGTAAAACTGCAGGATACGATGCAGAAGATCGTGAACGACAGCAACGGAGGACTCGTCTGCATCATCATATAAATTGTCAGATAATTTAATGAATTTTGAAAGGGGTCAGACCCCTGCGGCATGCAGGGGTCTGACCCCTTTCAAAATTTACTGCCGGGGGTGGAATTTGACTGCATTTTTATGTTATACTCTTTTGGAGACTGCGCGATATGCAATCTATTTTTACGATGGGAGTTTTGTTTATGAATATGAAAATACTGAGGCAGCTTGGAATCATCCTTGCGCTCTGTCTCGCGGCGGAATTTGTTGTATCTCTGCTTCCGATCGCCTTTCCGGGCAGTGTGACGGCTATCCTGATACTGGCGGCTCTGCTGGGGCTTAAGATACTGAAAGAGGGGCATATTAAGGAGACTGCGGATTTCATGCTGTCCAATATGGCGATCGTGTTTGTGCCGGTATCTATCGGCATGGTGGAGGATATCGGACTGCTTAAGGGGCAGCTTGCAGGGTTCCTCACCGTTGTCTGTATCTCTCTTATTCTGACGTTTCTTGGTACATATGCCTCAGTGAGGCTTGTTCAGGTATGTATGGGCAGGCTGTCGGGAAAGGGAGGTGCGGCCGGTGCGTGAGTTATGGGCGAATCCTTTGTTCGGGGTGTTCCTGACTGTTACCACTTTCTATATCGGCGACTGGACGGCCAAAAAGATAAGATCACCCCTTGCCAACCCGCTGCTCATCGCCATGGTACTCTGTGTGGCGGTGCTTAAGCTTCTGCATATTCCGTATGAGGATTACATGGAGGGAGGACAGTTTATCTCACTGTTTCTCGTCCCGGCGACGGCGATGATCGGTCTGTCTATCTACCGGCAGAGGGAAGTGCTCAGACAGCAGTTTTTCCCCATTGTCATCGGATGCCTTGTGGGCAGTGTTATATCCATGGGAAGTACGATCGTGTTGTGCAGGGTGCTGGCGCTTCACCAGGAGATGCTGGCATCGCTTTTGCCGAAGTCTGTGACGACGGCCATCGCGCTCGATCTGTCTGACCAGCTGGGCGGTCTGCGCTCTGTCACCATGATGGCAGTTATCATATGCGGAACGGGCGGCGCGATCGTGCATCCGTTTATCATACGTCTGCTGAGGCTGAAAGACCCGGTCGCCACGGGGGTGGCATTCGGCACGGCGAGCCATGCGATAGGTACGGCGAAGGCCATCGAGATGGGAGAGGTGGAAGGCGCCGTGAGCGGTGTGTCCATGGGGATTGCAGGAATATGCACCGTAATCATTGCATTATTTTTATAAAAGCGTTAAAATTTTACTATATGACTACGTTAAGAGAAAAATATGGAGGTACAGTATGAAAGTTGCGATCATAACAGCGAGTACAGAGATATACAAAGGGAAGAAAGAAGATGCCGGAGGCCCGGTCGTAAAGAAAATCATGGAAGATGCCGGACACAGTATCGTGTTCATGAAAGCACTGCCGAGTGACCGCAAGGTGATCTCCACTGTCATGCAGCGGATGGCGGACGCCCATCTGACTGACTTGATACTCACTACCGGCGGAGCCGGCTGCGCGCCGAATGATTATACGCCGGAGGCGACTATGGATGTTGTGGACAGGCCGATCCTCGGGATACCGGAAGCCATGCGCGCGTTCACGATGCAGGTGACGAAGCGTTCCATGCTGAACCGGAGCGCTGCCGGGATCAGGGGAGATGTGCTTATCGTAAATCTGCCCGGCAATGCGAAGGCGGTCAAGCAGTGCCTCGATTATCTGCTTCCTGAGATCACTCATGCGGTAGAAGTCATAAAAGGAGTATAAAAGTATTGTATGAAAATAACATATTTGAATCACAGCGGTTTTGTCCTTGAACTGGAACATGATGTCCTTATTTTTGATTATTACAGAGGAGAGCTCCCCGCGCTTCCAAAGGAAAAGAACATATATGTATTTTCCAGCCATGCCCATCCTGACCATTTTCAGAAAAAAATATATGACTGGGACAAAATGTACGGCGGCATCACCTATATTTTATCCGATGATATTCAGACGGAGGGTAGAAACGAGAGGATCATCCACGTGGGGCCGAGGCAGGAACTTGAGGCCGGCGGCCTTCATATTAAGACGTTCCGTTCGACGGATGAAGGCGTGGCGTTTCTCATCCGTACAGAGGGAAAGACGATATATCACGCAGGAGATCTGAACTGGTGGCACTGGGAGGAAGAAGGACCGGTGTACAATGAGATGATGCGCAGGAATTATCAGCATGAGATCGGAAGGATGGAAGGCGAAAAGATCGATGTGGCATTTGTCCCGCTGGATGCGAGACAGGAAGAACAGTTTTACTGGGGCATGGATTATTTTATGAAGCATACAGATACGAAGCGGGTATTTCCCATGCATATGTGGGATAAGTATGAGGTATATGAATGGCTGATGGATAAGGAAGAAGCGGCGGACTACAGAGACAGAGTCATGCATATTACAAAAGACGGACAGACATTTGAGATATAGGAGAGAGATAATATGCAGGTAAAAATATATACAGACGGCGCCGCCAGGGGCAACCCGGACGGGCCGGGAGGGTACGGCACAGTCCTGGAATATGTGGATTCCAGGGGAGAGCTGCACACAAAAGAACTCTCACAGGGATATAAAAAGACGACAAACAACCGTATGGAATTGATGGCGGTCATTGCCGGTCTGGAGGCGCTGAACCGTCCCTGTGAGATCGAACTGTATTCAGACTCCAAATATGTGGTGGATGCGTTCAACCAGCGCTGGATCGACGGATGGATCAAAAAGGGGTGGAAGCGCGGCAAGAATGAGCCGGTGAAGAATGTGGACTTATGGCAGCGGCTCCTGAAGGCAAAAGAACCGCACAAAGTCACATTTATATGGGTGAAAGGGCATGACGGCCATGTGCAGAACGAGCGGTGCGATACACTTGCGACTACAGCGGCGGACGGGGACGGCCTCATAACTGACGAGGGAGTCTGACAGTCGAAGCGGCTTTACAATAAGAGAAGAGTATGGTAAAGTATGAGGTGCAAGTAAGACAGGTAATCGCAGCTGCAGAGGCCGAAAGGCCGCAGGTGAGGAAAGTCCGGGCTTCACAGGGCAGGATGCCGGATAACGTCCGGTGGAGGCGACTCCAAGGCCAGTGCAACAGAAATGTACCGCCCAGAATATCTGGGTAAGGGTGGAAGGGCAGTGTAAGAGACTACCGCCTCTCTGGCAACAGAGAGGGCACATGTAAACCCCATCCGAAGCAAGACCGGATAAAGGCATTGTGGCGGCCCGCCACGCCTTAGGTAGGTTGCTGGAACCTGCTGGCGACAGCAGGTCTAGATAGATGATTACCCAACGACATAACCCGGCTTATCGTCTTGCTTGCCTTTAAACGTGGTATTTTATACCATGTTTTTCTTTTTATAGACGCAATTGCCGGCAGTAAAAGTGTGAAAACGGAGGGATGGATATGGCGGCACAACGTGTAGTCAGATTATTGAAAAAGCAGACGTTTACATATGAAATACGGGATTGTGACCGAGATTTTGAAAGTACGGAAGATTCTATAAAGCTTCTGTCTGTGCCGGAAGAGAAGATCGCCAAAACACTTGTGTTTGCAGCCCCCATAGGCGCCAGCGTGATCATATTGTCGGGGGATGCGAAGATAGATCCCGGCAAGTATGAAAAGCAGTTTAAGGTGAAACGGATCGTCCTGGATGAGGAAGATCTGATGGAATATACCGGATGCCGGCCGGGGGCCGTAAGTCCGATAGCGCTCCCGGGGAAAAGGGCGAAAGTATATATGGATGTATCCCTGCAGCGTTTTATGGACGAGTATGTATACACGTCCGGAGGCACGGGAAACAGCGCAGTCGGCATTACGGCGCGCGACTTATATGAAGTGACCGGATGCCGGCAGTGGATAGATATCAGCAGCGGCTGGAGGAGAGGAGAGGACGAAGAATGAAGAATATTGTAGTGATAACGGGAAGTCCGCGCAAGAACGGCAACAGTGAGAGAATGGCAAATGCATTTATCAAAGGGGCGGGAAGCAAAGGACACCGGCTGACGACGATCAGCGCCGCGGAGCTTAACATTCAGGGATGCAGAGCATGTGACGGGTGCTATAAGACCGGCCATCCTTGCGTATTTGCGGATGATTTCAACCATATTGCACCGGCGCTTCTGGAGGCGGACGTCATCGTATTTGCCACACCGCTTTACTGGTTCACATTCCCGGAACAGATAAAGGCGCTCATAGACCGGTTTTACGCGCTGATGCGGGGGGATATACCTTTCAGGGGAACAAAGGAATGCATGCTGCTCGTGTGCGGGGCGGATGAAAAAGCGGCATTTGCGGGCATTGTGAAGACTTATGAGATTATGGCAGATTACCTGAAATGGAAAGACAGAGGACATGTGATCGCGGAAAAAACAGAGGAGAAGGGTGACGTTGATAAGACCGGCATCCTGGATGAGATCCGGCGCCTCGGCGAAGAGATATAAAGAACAAGCGGAGTGGCCACCCACTCCGCTTGTTGTTACAGATCAGCGTTCATCATATTTTTCTTCACAGTATTTGCAGCGGTAAACTTCTTTCTCAGGGTCTGTCAGAACGAAGATATGATCCAGCTCCTGTTCAATGGAGGTGATACAGCGCGGATTCTTGCACCGGATGACATTTGTGATCTCCTTTGGCAGTTTTAACGCTTTTTTATCCACGATCTTCTGGTCTTTGATGATGTTGATCGTGATATTGTGGTCTATAAAACCGAGGATGTCCAGATCGATAAAATCAATGGGACATTCGATTTTTATAATATCTTTTCTTCCCATCTTGCTGCTGCGGGCATTCTTGATGATGGCGACACAGCAGTCCAGCTTATCGAGCTTCAGGTGCTTATAGATATCCATGCTTCTTCCAGCCTGGATATGGTCCAGAACGAACCCCTCCGAAATACTGCCTACATTCAAAGTATTTTCAACCATGACAATTCCCTCCTAAACTTCGATTTCCAGTAATGTAAGTATGAGAGCCATCCGTACGTAGACGCCGTACTGCATCTGCTTGAAATAGGCGGCTCTCGGGTCGTCGTCAACTTCTACGGAGATCTCGTTCACTCTCGGAAGGGGATGGAGCACAAACATGTCGTCCGGTGCCAGTTTCATCTTCTTGGCATCCAGGATGTAGAAGTCCTTCATACGCACATAATCTTCCTCATTGAAGAACCGTTCCTTCTGAACACGCGTCATATAGAGGATGTCCAGCTTAGGAAGTGCTTCCTCGAGGCGGACGACCTCCTCGTAAGGCACATTCTTGGCATCCAGGACATCATTGCGTATGTAACTCGGAAGTCTCAGTTCCTCGGGTGATATGAGTATAAATTTAATTCCTGTGTAACGGACAAGCGCGTGGATAAGTGAGTGCACGGTACGCCCGAATTTTAAATCTCCGCACAGTCCGATGGTCATGCCGGACAGATGACCTTTTAAAGAGCGGATCGTCAGCAGGTCGGTCAGTGTCTGTGTCGGATGCTGGTGTCCTCCGTCTCCGGCGTTGATCACAGGGATGGAAGAGTGGCGGCACGCCACCATAGGCGCTCCTTCTTTCGGATGACGCATGGCACAGATATCTGCATAGCATGAAATAGTACGGATCGTGTCTGACACGCTTTCCCCCTTAGCGGCAGAACTGGAATCAGCGGTAGAGAACCCCATGATATTACCGCCCAGATTGAGCATGGCAGCCTCATGGCTCAGCCTTGTCCTCGTACTTGGCTCATAAAATAAAGTGGCCAGCTTCTTTCCTTCACACGCATGCGCATATTTTTCGGGATCTGCTTCTATGTCATTGGCCAGATCCATCAGTTTATCCAACTCTTCCACCGAAAAATCCAGTGGACTCATCAAATGTCTCATAAAAACCTCCTTATCGATATGTCAATAATTCTTTCACAGATTTTCTTCCGGGCGCAGCCGGTTCGATCGCGGGCCGGCCGACTGCGATCAGCGCGGCAAGCTCCTCATCCTGCGGTATATCCAGCAGCATGCTGATCCCCTGCTCATCCCAGATCCCCATGATCACAGTTCCAAGCCCCGCGTCATGTGCCGCAAGACAGAACGTCTGGCACGCAATACCTGCGTCGAACATCTGCCAGCGGTCTTCCTTGGCAGTCGTAAAAGAACCGTCGCGTTCAAAACCACAGATACCTTTTACAAAAGTAACTGCGACGAGCAGCGGTGCCTGCTTTACGATTCTGGAATTGAATTCCGGGGTAAAATGAGTAGCGATAGTATCAAGAACTGAAGGATCTTCGACTGCGATATAACGGGTGATCTGACTATTCTTCCAGGACGGCGAATAGGATGCGGCGGATATAATAGATTCTAACAGAGAATGTTCCACACGTTCTGGTTTGAACCTGCGGATGCTTCTTCGTGTCACGATGCATTCCTTGGTATTCATATCATAATCCTCCCATATTGAAAATCTTTCATATATCATATAATAAATACGAAAGATTTTCAACTTCTGGACAGGATTTTTTCAAACAGCAGTCCGGCGCCAAACCAAAGCGGCGCATAATCAAGGCGGACGAGGCCGTTAATATTCAGCGGCGCCTTGCTGTAATCCCACGGACAGGCGTCGATCCTGCGCAAAACAGACCCGGTAATATATTCTCCGACAAAAATGCAGCATGTGTATACACCTCCTCTAAGGACCGGGCTTTTGCCTTTCAGGACTTTGCAGACGGGCGAAAGAAAACTGGCCATACCGTAGATCGGGAACATCCAGATCGACGTGTTGCCCATCAGTGTGGGATTTTTTTCTTTATAGGAATGGAGGCCGGTGAAAAGAATCTCCATACACCAGCCCGCCGTTCCACAGGAGAGAAAATTATGTTTCATACGATGTAAGTATGTCAATGGACAGTAGATTTTATGCATGAAATGTATTATAATACAGATTAGTTTGCAAGAAGGAGAGAGAAAGATATGGCAGAGCTATTAGAGCTGAGAGAACAGTTGGATGAAATAGATGCGCAGATCGTGGAATTATATGAAAAACGGATGAATATCTGCGAGCAGGTGGGCGAGTACAAGATCGCGAAGGGAAAAAAAGTATTCGACCGCCAGAGGGAAAAGAATAAGCTGGCAGATGTGGCTGCCAGAGTGAGCAGTGATTTTAACAAGAAAGGGATACAGGAGCTTTACCAGCAGCTTATGTCCATGAGCAGAAAGCTGCAGTACCAGCAGCTTGTGAAGGCAGGGGCTCTTGGAAGACTGCCGTTTATAGAAGTAGACTCCCTTGAGAAGAGTACGGCCCGCGTCGTGTTCCAGGGAGTGGAGGGGGCGTACGGCCAGGCGGCCATGCAGCAGTATTTCGGAGAAAACTGCAACAGCTTTCACGTGCGGACATTCCGCGACGCCATGGAGGCGATCGAGGAGGGGTCTGCCGACTTTGCCGTGCTTCCGATCGAGAATTCTTCTGCGGGGGCGGTAAATGAAATGTATGACCTGCTCGTGGAGTTTGAAAATTATATCGTCGGAGAGACGATCCTCCCGGTCACACATACGCTTGCGGGGCTGCCGGGGACGAAGCTTTCAGATATCCAGCGCGTATATTCCAAGGCGGAGGCGCTTATGCAGACCTCGCGTTTTCTGGACGTTCACGCGGACTGGCAGCAGATCAGCGTCGTGAATACGGCGATCGCAGCCAAAAAGATTCTGGAGGATGCGGACAGGACGCAGGCGGCAGTCTGCAGCGCTTACGCCGCAAAGGTACACGGCCTGTCCGTGCTTGTGGAAGGTATTAATGACGAAGAGAATAATTTTACCCGCTTTATCGTTGTCACCAATCAGAAGATTTTCAGGAAAGACGCGGATAAAATCAGCATCTGCTTCGAGGTCGCCCACGAGAGCGGTTCCCTGTATCATCTGCTGTCTCACTTTATTTATAATGACCTTAACATGACAAAGATAGAATCCCGTCCGGTGGAAGGACGCTCATGGGAATACCGCTTCTTTGTCGATTTTGAAGGCAGCTTAAGCGACGGCGCGGTTAAAAATGCGATCCGGGGGCTGAGGGAAGAAAGCCGGAGTCTCAGAATTCTCGGCAATTACTAGGCAAGGAGAAAAAGAATATGAGAACAAACGAACTGATCCTCTACAAACATATGGAACAACAGCAGATCCTGGACGATATGACATTCCTTATGGAGAATTTTGACAATGAATATTATAATAAAGAAGACATGAGAAGTCTTCTGTTCGACGTGGTCAATGAGCTTCTGGAACTTGCGGTCAGCCATGGATTTGAGGGGAATCTGTGGCATGATTATCTCACATATCTGCTTGCCAGTGATGAGAATGCGTACAGCACCTCCTGTGAGATCGTCGGGAATGTGGACGGCAGCATCAATGAGGCGGCGCTTCATGATTTTGAGATCTTTAAGGAACTGTTTGACTATGATTTCTCGGCGATGGAAGAGGAACTTGGAGCGGACTGTCTGTCATTTATCCACAATTACAGCGGATTCGGCGATGAACACGGCAAGGTGTTCAATACGAGGATCCGCAGCCGTATATGCGGCCTTGGCGAAGCGCTGGCCGGCGCGGCCGGCGGAAAAGAATTTAAGGATACGGTGACCCAGTTCTACAAGGAATTCGGCGTGGGCAAACTCGGACTTCACAAGGCGTTCCGCATAGAACATACGGAGGAAGGGGCCGAGATAATTCCGATAACGAAGATCGCCCATGTCCATCTCGATGATCTCATCGGATATGAGATCGCCAAGAAAAAGCTTATTGATAATACGAAAGCATTTGTGGAGGGGCGGCGTGCCAACAACTGTCTGCTGTACGGCGATGCGGGCACAGGCAAGTCTTCCTCCGTCAAAGCCATCCTGAACCAGTATTACGACCAGGGACTGAGAATGATCGAAATATACAAGCACCAGTTCCAGGATCTGAACGCTGTCATATCACAGATAAAGAACCGGAATTACAAGTTTATCATTTACATGGATGATCTGTCTTTTGAGGAATTTGAGATCGAATATAAATACCTGAAGGCAGTCATCGAGGGAGGGCTTGAGCGGAAGCCTGACAATGTGCTTATCTATGCCACATCCAACCGACGACATCTCATCCGGGAGACATTTAAGGACAAGGCGGACAGGGATGAGGAGCTTCACACAAATGACACGGTACAGGAGAAGCTGTCTCTCGTGGCCCGTTTCGGCGTCACCATTTACTTTGGACGGCCGGAGAAAAAGGAGTTCCAGGATATCGTGCTAAAACTTGCGAAGAGGAATGACATCGGTCTGCCGGAAGAAGAACTGCTGCTGGAGGCGAACAGGTGGGAGTTATCCCACGGCGGACTCTCCGGGAGAACGGCACAGCAGTTTGTGGATTATCTGCTGGGGATGAAATAAGAGTAGATTCAGCGCGGGGACCGTGTTATAATGTGTAAAAATGTACAGATAGAGTAAAAATGTTACAGAAGGGCAGAGCCGGATTTTCGGTATCTGCCCTTGCCTGCATTATACTCCTTATCGTTTATATTTTTTCCAGAGGATTTCCATAATAACAGCCATTGATACAAAAAGCTTTGCAATCTGAGATGTTAAAGGTGTTTTATCGCCAGTCGAAATCTTCTTCAGTTCATTTTTTCTTTCTGATGGATTCGTGGGGGCTTCCGGGTTAGCCGGAGCAGAATTGACCGGTTCCCACCGGGCGGTGAGAACCATATCTCCCTTTACGGTATCAGTAGCAAAATCCCAATTTGCACTTTCTCCATCCGCCACCCATCCTTTAAAGATAAATCCTTCTTTTTCAGGTGCTGCTGGCTCCGTTATCAGAGAACCATAAGTGACCTCCACTGGCGCCAAAGCGGAACCGCCGTTTGTCTCAAAAGACAAGGTATACTTCTTTGGTATCCAGCCTGCATATAATTCCAGTCCATTCTGTACAACACGGTCAGTGTCTTTCCACTCATCGCCAGCCTGCATCGAATCTGGCAAGCGGTACCAGCCAATGAATTTATAATTAATTCCCTCTCGTTGAAGTTCATTCTCTTGAGGAAGTGTTATTTTATCGCCATAGCCGACTGTTTGAGTTTTCAGCTTATCACCTTCTGGATTTTTAAAAGTACCGCCATTTGCATTGAGTTTGATTTCATATTTGATTTCTTTTTCCTCTAAATTCCATAATGCAGCGAAAACATTCGCCGATCCCGTTAAATTATAGGTATGCATGTATGGTGGCGCCTCATTTGGCGGCTGTGTATCTGCTAATAACTTATTTCTATCAATTCTACCATCGTCACCTGGATAATACGAAACATAAGAGCCCCCTTCTGTAGTTGTGGAGGCGGCAAAAGAACGGAAGCCTAGAGGCAAATTAATGGGATATGTCTCTTGTGTTGGATTATCCCTGTTCTCAACCTTTATAGTAACAAAAGTTGCATCTGGATTATCCGCCGGAGCCTTAGCAGCATCCAATAATGTTCCCTGCACTATTTTCTTGGACGATGCCGTCACATCTGCACAGATAGCTCCTTCCTTCTGAGAACTGTATGTTCTAAGGGCTGCTTCTTCGCCAACGGAAAGCTGCCCGCCTTTGCGCCTGCCTGTATCACTGATTCCACATTCACCGGAACCGCTGATAACAGTCAGAGTACCATTCCCTATGATGTTCAAAGTGGCGCCTGTCTCCAGCGTAATCCCAGGGTAGTTGTCACGGCCGGTAAAACTGGTCTTTTGAGCGCCGAGCACCAGCGTAACCACTGCACCTGACTTAATATGTATTCCGCTGCCGGAACTCTCATTTTCTGTTGGTTCAGTGATAGAAAGACCGTTGACATTAATTACAGGAAATGCTCCATCCTCCACGGTTATGTTGTATTCATCTGATGATTGGCTGATTGTGTATGTTCCATCAAAGGTGCCTGTTGACGAAGTGCCGTTCTTATCTTTCTGTGTATATTTTCCGTCTTTCGACAGTGTAATATTTCCATTTTTTATATCCAGGGCGCCCGTAAAGTCCGCTAAAAGATCAACTGCTTTAACTTCCTGTTGGTTTATGCTGAACACAGCTAAAATAACGGCGCCTGCAATCGATGCTATTTTAAAATGTTTTAATATCTTATTCCACTCCATTATATTCTCACTTTCCTTATGCCTGACTATATTATAATCCAGCCTATTACGATACATTATTTTAATTGTATCAAGTCGCTGGCGCAGTATCCAGTCCCAGTTAAGATATTTTTCCGCTTCGTAAATTATTTTTCCAGATTTTAATCTCAGTCAGCAATATTGCGACAAATACGGATTTTAGAAGAATTGGGCGTAAAAACCGACATTTTTACATCGGTAACCTGCCACAGAAGCAGCGCAAAACATTCAGGACAGAATGTGTTTTTTGTATAGGTGTTAATATTTACCGCTCTTTAATCCGCCTCTTCAATCTCAGATATATCGGAATCGATCACCAAAGAATAATTCGTATAATATACGACAAATCCCGGCTTTGCGCCGTTTGGTTTCTTTACATGCTTCTTTTCCACATAGTCGATCTCCACCTTGTCGCTTCCCCGGTTTTTGGAGTAGTATGCGGCCAGGCGTCCGGCCTCCTCAAAGGTCCGGTCGGGAAGTTCATCTCCGCCGCTTTTGACGATGACGTGGGACCCGGGGGCGCCTTTGGCGTGGAACCACCAGTCGCTGCCGGATGCAAAGTGGAACGTAAGCTCATCATTTTGAAGATTGTTTTTACCGACATACATATGATAGCCGTCTTGAGAGACGTAGTGGAGAGGCCGGCTCATGATCTTGACCTTCTTTTTTGTGTATTTCCTGCGGATATATCCTGCCTGCGTCAGTTCTTCCTTGATCTGCAGCAGGTCATCTTCGTTCTGAGCGATATCGAGGGAGTTGCTTATGGATTCCAGATACCGGATGTCATCGGCTGTATCTCCTATGAGTCCGCTCAGGGCCTCGTAAGTCCGCTTCTGTTTATTGTATTTATTAAAGTATTTCTGTGCGTTTTCCTGAGGGGTGAGATTTTTATCAAGCGGTATGGTGACGGTTTCATTTGTATAATAATTGAGGGCGGTGAGCTCGGACGCATCTTCCGAAAGATTATAACCGTACGTGTTGATCAACTCTCCGTATACCTTGAATTTGTCTCTGTTTTCTGTATCCCTCAGCTGACGGAGCTGCAGATCATATTTTTTTCGGCTCCGTTCCAGTGCAGTCTGTACGACATGACGCAGGTCGGCGGACTTCTGCCGGATGCGGGTCATCGTATTTTTGACCGCATAGTAGGTGGAGAGCAGCTCGGATACAGAGGTGAATTCCTGCCGGCGGTATGCTGAATAATGACTGACAGGAAGGGCGGAAAAGTCTTTCGGGTCACTGCCGCTGTAA
This is a stretch of genomic DNA from [Clostridium] hylemonae DSM 15053. It encodes these proteins:
- a CDS encoding LrgB family protein; the protein is MRELWANPLFGVFLTVTTFYIGDWTAKKIRSPLANPLLIAMVLCVAVLKLLHIPYEDYMEGGQFISLFLVPATAMIGLSIYRQREVLRQQFFPIVIGCLVGSVISMGSTIVLCRVLALHQEMLASLLPKSVTTAIALDLSDQLGGLRSVTMMAVIICGTGGAIVHPFIIRLLRLKDPVATGVAFGTASHAIGTAKAIEMGEVEGAVSGVSMGIAGICTVIIALFL
- a CDS encoding aminoacyl-tRNA deacylase, which produces MAAQRVVRLLKKQTFTYEIRDCDRDFESTEDSIKLLSVPEEKIAKTLVFAAPIGASVIILSGDAKIDPGKYEKQFKVKRIVLDEEDLMEYTGCRPGAVSPIALPGKRAKVYMDVSLQRFMDEYVYTSGGTGNSAVGITARDLYEVTGCRQWIDISSGWRRGEDEE
- the pyrB gene encoding aspartate carbamoyltransferase, with protein sequence MRHLMSPLDFSVEELDKLMDLANDIEADPEKYAHACEGKKLATLFYEPSTRTRLSHEAAMLNLGGNIMGFSTADSSSAAKGESVSDTIRTISCYADICAMRHPKEGAPMVACRHSSIPVINAGDGGHQHPTQTLTDLLTIRSLKGHLSGMTIGLCGDLKFGRTVHSLIHALVRYTGIKFILISPEELRLPSYIRNDVLDAKNVPYEEVVRLEEALPKLDILYMTRVQKERFFNEEDYVRMKDFYILDAKKMKLAPDDMFVLHPLPRVNEISVEVDDDPRAAYFKQMQYGVYVRMALILTLLEIEV
- a CDS encoding nitroreductase family protein; its protein translation is MNTKECIVTRRSIRRFKPERVEHSLLESIISAASYSPSWKNSQITRYIAVEDPSVLDTIATHFTPEFNSRIVKQAPLLVAVTFVKGICGFERDGSFTTAKEDRWQMFDAGIACQTFCLAAHDAGLGTVIMGIWDEQGISMLLDIPQDEELAALIAVGRPAIEPAAPGRKSVKELLTYR
- a CDS encoding putative ABC transporter permease, with translation MKHNFLSCGTAGWCMEILFTGLHSYKEKNPTLMGNTSIWMFPIYGMASFLSPVCKVLKGKSPVLRGGVYTCCIFVGEYITGSVLRRIDACPWDYSKAPLNINGLVRLDYAPLWFGAGLLFEKILSRS
- a CDS encoding CidA/LrgA family protein, with the protein product MNMKILRQLGIILALCLAAEFVVSLLPIAFPGSVTAILILAALLGLKILKEGHIKETADFMLSNMAIVFVPVSIGMVEDIGLLKGQLAGFLTVVCISLILTFLGTYASVRLVQVCMGRLSGKGGAAGA
- the rnhA gene encoding ribonuclease HI, whose product is MQVKIYTDGAARGNPDGPGGYGTVLEYVDSRGELHTKELSQGYKKTTNNRMELMAVIAGLEALNRPCEIELYSDSKYVVDAFNQRWIDGWIKKGWKRGKNEPVKNVDLWQRLLKAKEPHKVTFIWVKGHDGHVQNERCDTLATTAADGDGLITDEGV
- a CDS encoding MBL fold metallo-hydrolase → MKITYLNHSGFVLELEHDVLIFDYYRGELPALPKEKNIYVFSSHAHPDHFQKKIYDWDKMYGGITYILSDDIQTEGRNERIIHVGPRQELEAGGLHIKTFRSTDEGVAFLIRTEGKTIYHAGDLNWWHWEEEGPVYNEMMRRNYQHEIGRMEGEKIDVAFVPLDARQEEQFYWGMDYFMKHTDTKRVFPMHMWDKYEVYEWLMDKEEAADYRDRVMHITKDGQTFEI
- a CDS encoding aspartate carbamoyltransferase regulatory subunit codes for the protein MVENTLNVGSISEGFVLDHIQAGRSMDIYKHLKLDKLDCCVAIIKNARSSKMGRKDIIKIECPIDFIDLDILGFIDHNITINIIKDQKIVDKKALKLPKEITNVIRCKNPRCITSIEQELDHIFVLTDPEKEVYRCKYCEEKYDER
- a CDS encoding MogA/MoaB family molybdenum cofactor biosynthesis protein gives rise to the protein MKVAIITASTEIYKGKKEDAGGPVVKKIMEDAGHSIVFMKALPSDRKVISTVMQRMADAHLTDLILTTGGAGCAPNDYTPEATMDVVDRPILGIPEAMRAFTMQVTKRSMLNRSAAGIRGDVLIVNLPGNAKAVKQCLDYLLPEITHAVEVIKGV
- a CDS encoding flavodoxin family protein; protein product: MKNIVVITGSPRKNGNSERMANAFIKGAGSKGHRLTTISAAELNIQGCRACDGCYKTGHPCVFADDFNHIAPALLEADVIVFATPLYWFTFPEQIKALIDRFYALMRGDIPFRGTKECMLLVCGADEKAAFAGIVKTYEIMADYLKWKDRGHVIAEKTEEKGDVDKTGILDEIRRLGEEI